From the genome of Saccharomyces kudriavzevii IFO 1802 strain IFO1802 genome assembly, chromosome: 16:
CTACGCAAGCGAATGAAGATAGAAGCTTTATGATGTAAATATGAATGATATTAAGCAATTAGTTTGGGATGGTGAGCTCAATGTGTTGATTTCCATCGACCCCTCATTCTTAATGAAAGGAAGCCCGAAAGAAAAGACTGTTTTACGAATAAGGGTACCAAGAGAAACGTATCTAATCAATTACATGCCGTTCATTTGGAGTAAAATTCgggattttctttcctttgatCCATTGAATGACAGTAAGAAGTGTTTCTGGTTCGAACATAATGGAGCACCTATTCGATGGAATTATCCAGTCGGTGTTTTGTTTGATGGACTTGTTAAAAGCAGCCTTGCTTTTGTCACCTCTAGCGAAATTCAATCGGAAAATGTGATCACCATCTTAAGGGTCCGTTTAGTCATGGGAGATTCGTTACCACCAACAGTAATTCCTATCACAACTAGCAAAACCCAGGCTGAAAAGTTCTGGTTCCATCAATGGAAGCAAgtctgttttattttgaatggCTCCTCGAAGGCTATAATGTCTTTATCAGTAAACGAATCTCGGAAATTTTGGAGAAGTATTATTGCAAGAAATCTCCATGATTTTGTAGAGATTTCTAACAAAAtaagttcttcaaaaccaCGGCATATACCGATCATCATTCAAACCCATAAAGCCTCTGGGAGCTTTAACATCTCACAACCTACTGTTCGCATGACTGGACTCGACACCACATTAAAGGATATCGAAGGAGATATATTCAACGCTAAGGAGGAAATGAATGCCGATAATTCCATAATAATATGTCAAGGAATTGAAATTCCTTGGGACATTGCAATGTCCGACATGTATCTTAAATTACGAAGTTTTGATggatttttatatataactCTAGTTCCCAAAAATTAACgacaaaatattttcctGAGCTCTAAGAGCTCTTATATACACAGTAAGAGATGTTATTTACACATACAGTAATTTAGTTCAACTTAACCGGAAAAGAATTTATACGGCTGGAAGACGCCTCTTGTTTTCGTTCTACCAAATTTGCTGCCCCTATCAAATAGTCCTTATCATGTGATAACGATACCAGGAACTCGCActtagaaaaaattgaaccatagttttttgaaaactgttGATATTTTGGATACTTTTGTTCAAACCTTTTGTCGAATTCTAATTTAGGCACGCCCTCTTCGTTTTGCGTTTTATATAGCATTCCAGCATATACCACCTGAGCAGGGGGGAGATCATGCTTCGAAATAAGGCAGCACAAAGCCTTCAAAGAACATTCCTTTAAAGCCCAAATACCTGCGATATATTGGTACAATAGGGGGCTTAaatgattttcttcaacgaGAAGATCACTAAGATGagatctttctttttcatgcATGAACTTTTGGGCAATTTTATTAAAAATCAAACTGCCACTTGGGTCCGATGGAGGGTACTTCTCTAATAGACGAGCAAATCTTGGCAAATACACAATATCAACCCCCGTCCCCACTATCTTACGCCCAATATTTCCCGATGCAAAATTCATCTTTGGAGTCGTTCAAGCTTGTAATCAACCAACAAAGGATCATTACACAACAACAGTTTCGTGAAGTTGATATCCAGTTTATATTAGCAGTTTTAAATTCACCCTTCCTCCTACTCCTTCCTCCAACAACTTGGAAGTCTGGTATATTAACAATGTGTAAGCAATTTCGATGCTAAAacttatttttccttcgatgaaatttctctttttggaaattatCCCAATGAAGGAATAATTTTACGACATAAAAGTAAAACTCTCGTCAATCGGGTATAACCGTATTTGGCCCGATtacccttttttttctaccccaatttctttttcggCGGTTATTTCAGCCCTTTCACGGTTAAGATATTTAAGAGTGAGTTGTTCAGGCAGTAAAGCTAGCAAACAAGTGCACTTCAGTGTTTTCAGACGGTCCTTAATTGGGTGTATTACAAAAATGTCAACTACATTGGCAACGACAGGCAAACTAAA
Proteins encoded in this window:
- the ATG5 gene encoding Atg5p (similar to Saccharomyces cerevisiae ATG5 (YPL149W); ancestral locus Anc_8.666), which encodes MNDIKQLVWDGELNVLISIDPSFLMKGSPKEKTVLRIRVPRETYLINYMPFIWSKIRDFLSFDPLNDSKKCFWFEHNGAPIRWNYPVGVLFDGLVKSSLAFVTSSEIQSENVITILRVRLVMGDSLPPTVIPITTSKTQAEKFWFHQWKQVCFILNGSSKAIMSLSVNESRKFWRSIIARNLHDFVEISNKISSSKPRHIPIIIQTHKASGSFNISQPTVRMTGLDTTLKDIEGDIFNAKEEMNADNSIIICQGIEIPWDIAMSDMYLKLRSFDGFLYITLVPKN
- the PPT2 gene encoding holo-[acyl-carrier-protein] synthase (similar to Saccharomyces cerevisiae PPT2 (YPL148C); ancestral locus Anc_8.664) — protein: MNFASGNIGRKIVGTGVDIVYLPRFARLLEKYPPSDPSGSLIFNKIAQKFMHEKERSHLSDLLVEENHLSPLLYQYIAGIWALKECSLKALCCLISKHDLPPAQVVYAGMLYKTQNEEGVPKLEFDKRFEQKYPKYQQFSKNYGSIFSKCEFLVSLSHDKDYLIGAANLVERKQEASSSRINSFPVKLN